DNA sequence from the Agromyces aureus genome:
CTCGAGCTTCGCGTTCGCGAAGAAGCGGTTCGGCACGCCGACCGACCCCGAGCTCGGCCGCCGCCGCGCACGTGCCGCCGCGCTGCTCACGGCCGCCCTGCCCGGCTCGCTCTACCTCTACCAGGGCGACGAACTCGGCCTGCCAGAGGTCGAGCTGCCCCGCGAGGTGCTCGAGGACCCCATGCACTTCCGCTCCGGCGGCGTCGACCCCGGGCGAGACGGATGCCGCGTGCCCCTGCCCTGGCGCGGCACCGAGCCGCCGTTCGGGTTCTCGCCCGACGCCGGCCGCGGCGCGGCATCCGCTTCATCCGCGACAGCCGACGCACTGGTGGGCCGGGTCGCCCCGTGGCTGCCGCAGCCCGCGGACTGGGCCGCGCTCACCGTGCAGGCGCAGGAGGCCGACCCGGGCTCGATGCTCTGGCTCTACCGGCAGGCGCTCCGCATCCGCAAGCGCGAGCACTCGCTCGGCGACGGCCCCATGACGTGGTTGCCGAGCGCCCCCGGCGTGCTCGCGTTCAGCCGCGGCGACGACGTCGTGAGCGTCACGAACCTCGGCACCGAGCCGATCGCCCTGCCCGATCACGACCGCATCCTCCTCAGCAGTTCACCGCTCGTCGGCGGACTGCTGCCACAAGACTCCACGGCCTGGCTGCACCGAACCGCCTGACCGTCGAGGCCGCAGCCGACACCATCCGCACCACCGGCACCCCGCGGCATCCCTCACCACACACCGCATCACACAGCACCGAAAGGACTGGACAATGAAGTCACCGAGAACAGTCGTGATCGCCGGCATCGCCGCGCTCGCGATGGTGGGCTCGCTCGCAGCCTGCAGCGCCGACGCCTCGAGCGACAGCGGCAAGCTCGAGCTCCGCGTCGCCACCTTCCCGCCCGGCGCCGACCAGGCGGCCTACGACGCCTTCGCCGAGCAGGAGGCGCAGTTCGAGAAGGCCAACCCCGACATCGACGTCGTCGGCCTCGAGTACGAGTGGACCGCGCCGACGTTCGCCGCGCAGCTCGCGGGCGGCAGCCTGCCCGACGTCTTCACGGTGCCGTTCACCGACTCGAAGACGCTGCTCGAGAACGGCCAGCTCATGGACGTCACGAAGGAGATCGACGACCTCGGATACTCCGACAAGTTCAACCCGATCATCCTGAACGAGGTCACGGGCAGCGACGGCAAGCTCTACGGGTTCCCCCGCCAGGCGTACGCCAACGGACTGCACTACAACCGCGACCTGTTCGAGCAGGCCGGCCTCGACCCCGACTCGCCGCCCACCACGTGGGACGAGGTGCGTGAAGACGCGAAGGTCATCGCCGAGAAGACCGGCAAGGCGGGGTACGCGACCATGGCCGCGGGCAACACCGGCGGCTGGCAGCTCTCGGTGCAGGCCGACTCGCGCGGGGCCTCGCTGCAGACCGACAACGGCGACGGCACGTACACGTCGACGATCGACAACGACGCCACGAAGGCGACCCTCGAGTACCTGCACGACCTCCGCTGGGAGGACAACGCGATGGGCTCGACCTTCGACCTCGACTGGGGCAGCATCAACCAGGAGTTCGCGGCCGGCAACATCGGCATGTACACCTCCGGTTCCGACGTCTACACCGCACTCGTGCGCGACTTCGGCATGAGCCCCGACGTCTACGGCCTCACCGTCATCCCGACGGAGGACGGCGGCGGCGTGCTGGGCGGTGGCGACATCGCCGTCATGCCCCCGACGCTCGATGCCGACACCAAGGCCGCCGCGGTCAAGTGGATCGACTGGTACTACATGCAGAAGCTCCTGAACGAGGACGCCGCCGTCACCGACGCGAAGGCGCTCGCCGCCTCCGACCAGGCCGTCGGCACGCCCGTGCTGCCGGTGCTCGACAAGGACACCTGGGACCAGCAGCAGGAATGGATCGCGCCGTACGTCAACGTGCCGCAGGACCAGATGACCGGGTTCTTCGACGGCATCTTCGAGCAGACCCCCGTGGGCGAGTTCAAGGGCCAGACCCAGCCGATCTACGCCCTGATGGACAACCTCGTGCAGGCCGTGCTGACCGACCAGAACGCCGACATCGACGCGCTGCTCGAGCAGGTCGACGTCGACGCGCAGGCCCTGCTCGACGAGTAGCGGCCGAGCGGATGCCGCGGGGCGGCCCCCGACGCCCCGCGGCGCCCGTTCGACCACCGGACACCCGACCTGAAGGATCACCGATGACCCTCACCGCGAAACCCGCGGCGGCATCCCCGCCCGCCGCCGTGCCCGGGCCGCCCGCGGCATCCGCTCGTCCGAAGCGCGCCCGTCGCAGCCCGCTGACCTGGATCCGCGGCGGCGGTGCCTGGAACCTCGCATTCCTCGCGCCGATGCTCATCGTCTTCGGCGTCTTCAGCTGGGGCCCGATCGTGCAGTCCGTGATCATGAGCTTCCAGAAGACGAACCTCGTGACTCCGCCGGTCTGGGTCGGCCTCGACAACTTCGCCCGCGTGCTGAGCGACCCGAACCTGAGCACCGCCGTGCTCAACACCCTCTACTTCGCGGGCCTCGCGCTGCTCTTCGGCTTCCCGCTGCCGATCATCATGGCCGTGCTCATGAGCGAGGTGAAGCGCGGCAAGGGCCTGTACAGCGCCCTCGCCTACCTGCCCGTCGTCGTGCCGCCGGTCGTCGCGGTGCTGCTGTGGAAGGTGTTCTACAACGCCAGCCCCGACGGCGTGTTCAACACGATCCTCGGCTTCGTCGGCATCCCGCCGCAGCCGTGGCTGCAGTCGTCGGCGACCGCGATGCCGTCCCTCGTGATCGAGGCGACCTGGGCGGCCGCGGGTGGGTCGATCATCATCTACCTCGCCGCCCTCATCGCCGTGCCGCCCGAGCTCTACGACGCCGCCGAGGTCGACGGTGCGAGCATCTGGCGCAAGATCTGGCACGTCACGCTCCCGCAGCTGCGCGGCATCCTCTTCATCATGCTGATCCTGCAGGTCATCGGCACCGCGCAGGTCTTCCTCGAGCCGTACCTCTTCACCGGCGGCGGGCCGAACAACGCCACGCTCACCGTGCTGCTGCTCATCTACCGCTACGCGTTCCAGAACAGCCTCGGCGGCGCATACGGCGAGG
Encoded proteins:
- a CDS encoding ABC transporter substrate-binding protein, whose product is MKSPRTVVIAGIAALAMVGSLAACSADASSDSGKLELRVATFPPGADQAAYDAFAEQEAQFEKANPDIDVVGLEYEWTAPTFAAQLAGGSLPDVFTVPFTDSKTLLENGQLMDVTKEIDDLGYSDKFNPIILNEVTGSDGKLYGFPRQAYANGLHYNRDLFEQAGLDPDSPPTTWDEVREDAKVIAEKTGKAGYATMAAGNTGGWQLSVQADSRGASLQTDNGDGTYTSTIDNDATKATLEYLHDLRWEDNAMGSTFDLDWGSINQEFAAGNIGMYTSGSDVYTALVRDFGMSPDVYGLTVIPTEDGGGVLGGGDIAVMPPTLDADTKAAAVKWIDWYYMQKLLNEDAAVTDAKALAASDQAVGTPVLPVLDKDTWDQQQEWIAPYVNVPQDQMTGFFDGIFEQTPVGEFKGQTQPIYALMDNLVQAVLTDQNADIDALLEQVDVDAQALLDE
- a CDS encoding carbohydrate ABC transporter permease — protein: MTLTAKPAAASPPAAVPGPPAASARPKRARRSPLTWIRGGGAWNLAFLAPMLIVFGVFSWGPIVQSVIMSFQKTNLVTPPVWVGLDNFARVLSDPNLSTAVLNTLYFAGLALLFGFPLPIIMAVLMSEVKRGKGLYSALAYLPVVVPPVVAVLLWKVFYNASPDGVFNTILGFVGIPPQPWLQSSATAMPSLVIEATWAAAGGSIIIYLAALIAVPPELYDAAEVDGASIWRKIWHVTLPQLRGILFIMLILQVIGTAQVFLEPYLFTGGGPNNATLTVLLLIYRYAFQNSLGGAYGEATALSLMLAIFLGLLSWLYFKLTDRWSTN